The DNA sequence TAGGCAATTGTGGCAAACTtgttgtccaccagatgttttggacttcagctcccagatatcCTATTCACAAAGCACTTTCCAGAACACAAATGCCTGAAATCAGTTCCTAGGCAAGGAGGCTAGGGATTCTGGGGTTCTGGGATTTGTGCAAacataaaacatttgaaaaagctGTTTAGTTAGGCCTCTAACTCAGGAGCTCTAGCCAATGAATATGGTTCACATGCCTTTGCAGTATCACCCCCTTTTCCCCAGTATCTGTTGCCTAAAGCAGTTGTTGCATGGTGACTAATGACTGGACTGATCCAGGTTTTTAACTGTGGAAGCCCATTTCAAGGTGGAAAAAATAATCTTGAGTTTATGTTTCACAATGTAAGGCAGCTTCCTCAATGTGTATTAGGGAGGAGTTGAATAGCCCTTCAGATGATGTTGGACTGAAAGTTGCATTCCAGATAGATGCCTTTTGATCAAACTGAATAGCTTTGGTTGAAATCTTTTGAAAACTAACATCCTGTACCCAGCTAACATGAAATACAAGAAGGACTAggggacatctacactgatcacttaggtCGATGTAGGTGATGTTCAGCATTGTGGTGTCAAAACTCCATATAGGGTTGATCCATAGTAATGCAGGGCAAGATCTCCTTAATAAGATCTTGTCCCACATTACCCAAAGGCAGAGGAAAGTCTGGATTTTGCCTCAGAATTCGGGCTTTCCCCCAACTTTGGGTGGAAATGGTCCCCACAATCATCCCATATTTCTTGGGCTTGGGTGGCTTAAGAAGACAGGGTAGAACTCACTTTCTCCCCACAACCCATGTTGCAGCAGTCTCAGGCCATTCCATGGGACCTACGTGTTCCCTGTTGCATGACCTGACATCAGCTGGGGAAATGGGGAGCactgggaagggagggaagacttCCTCTTTCCCCTACTCCCCCCTCCATCAGTATCTCATTGCTGTCTGATGACAAGGCAAGCAACGGGGAACAGGTAAACCCACAATGATGTGGACAGTTAGGGTAGTTTCCCTGTGGTGCCAAATCATGTTCAACACTGCTGGGTgattggaactccctcccacctcAGCACCAACTGGGGAGGCCTTGTGGGAACACATATTTGGGGCTTATCTAGCATCTAACATGTTGTATAAGCCCAAATTAAGTATCAGTGTAAATGTGCCATAGGTGATATCAGGGCagaccctaggtaattttcaagtgtaagcaagcagtatttttggcgccccccccccccaaaaaaaagcctaatcactgaaaaataaaaggtagaaggtagaggtgaatagaatacacacacacacacacggcacatatggcccctgcatgtgtgtgtgtgtacacagtagagtctcgcttatccaagctaaacgggccggcagaagcttggataagcgaatatcttggataatgagggattaaggaaaaacctattaaacatcaaattaggctatgattttacaaatcaaacaccaaaacatcatgttatacaacaaatttgacataaaaagtagttcaatacgcagtaatgttatgttgtaattactgtatttacgaatttagcaccaaaatatcatgatatattgaaaatattgactacaaaaatggcttggataatccagaagcttggataagtgaggcttggataagtgagactctactgtatatatatcttatatatacatacacatacacacaatgtggagaatatgtgacaaggtagatagataggtaggaaaCCACAGCAGAAGAACCTTCcttggagcaaggcctaataataataatattaataaatcatcccagcaaaggattcccccaggcaggaagcagccaagctttgaagctgaaatgtgggcaattgaaacatttatacttgcctcgaacaaacaagagttctttctttctcccaccctggactttccacagatatataaaccccacatgattagtttccaacctctaaggatgcctgcaatagatgcaggtgaaacgtcaggagagaatacttctggaacatgtccatacagcccagaaagctcacagcaacccacttgtctttaccgtattacacaaatgtaaggtgcacctcaattttggcatagtcatttaggcaaaaaaggtgtgACTGAGAttgatgaaatatggtagttttagccttcttactcagatagaagcttgaatagggctacagtaactaggctTTGGCATTTTGGAGTTATTTTAGAATAACTATGGTCCTTgccctctgctgagcatgagaatgatgagcagaccttcttctcaacctctgacaactctgatggcaaggctggggtgacttacttgaagtggggacaaacttagtagatgtgggcgaaacgtcagtattttaaacactctaaaatcattacagtaaacaaagaacaccactcagaaaacagaggaattccagacaggaaacaatcacggcctgctaacacctcccaacaaaggattacaccaggcagaaagcagccatgctttgaagctgcaaggctatttaatgctaatcaaggtgcctcagacaaaagttctttttcccaccctgaacattccacatatatataaaccccacttgcctagtttccaagagacctcacaatctctgaggatgcctgacataaatgcaggcaaaatgtcaagagagaattcttctggaacgtAGCCATAAACTCACCACAGAGACTGGAAAAACGGCCAATGAATGTCGGTGCAGTGGAAAGGAGattaggaaggagggagggagggtgagagggaggaaagaaagaaggaaggaaggaaagagtgaaggatgggagcgaaagaggaagaaggaaggccagaaagggagaggagggaggaggaggagggagggagaagagggagggcaccgggggatcctcaatcagggccagctaacacctcccaacaaaggattaccccaggcaaaaagcagctaggctttgaagctgcaaagctatttaatgctaatcaaggtggccaattgcaacattcacacctgcctcagacaagagttctttttcccaccttgaacattccacagatatagaaaccccacttgccttgtttccaacagacctcgcaaccactgagggtgcctgccatagatgcaggcgaaacgtcaggagggaatgcttctggaacatgaccatacagaccATGAGAACCGCCGTTTTGATCGGGCCACGTGCAGGCtgcagagggggcggggcctaagggCACAGAGGGCACGCCTCTCccaggagaccacgccccctGCTTCCCCTGCTTCTGAAGGAGGCTGAAGACTGCCTTGGAAgttcagggaaggagaaagaaaaaaggtgggagggagaaggagaaaaaaagagatgaaagcaggcaaaggggagaaaaaaagagaagagagaaaaagaatgatagggttgttgtgagttttcagggctgtatggccatgtttcagaagcattctctcctgatgtttcgcctgtatctatggcaggcaccctcagtggttgtgatgtctgttggaaacaaggcaagtggggtttatatatctgtggaataatgtcacgggtggggaaaagaactcttgtctgaggcaggtgtgaatgttgcaattggacaccttgattagcattaaatagccttgcagcttcaaagcatggctgcaaGGCATTCCCTCcttgcagaaagggagagcagagaaaagaggaaggagggagggagaagagggagggtgcCAGGGGATCCAGAAGCCCGGCAGCGGCAGAAACAAAGGGCTgagcctgctgctgctgctgcttctggatCCCCTGGCAGAAAAGAGAGAGGGGCAGCCGGGGACACAGTTAAAGGGTCAAGGCACAAAGAGGGCGAGGGAGGGAGGCCGGCTCTTGCGCTTTCTGCGACCGCGTAGTTGGCGTATGCCTTGAGTCGCCTTTGGGTGATATCCACAAGTAGGATTCATTGAAGAGAAAAtatagttattttcttttttattcattaGTAGTATTGACATGTGTAACAGAGGATGGGGTtcctatgtttttaattttaaaaaaaaagaaacaagcaaCAGCTATAACAATTCGAATTTTACTTTTATGGGTACAGAAGCCCTCTCCTTCCTTGCATCTGGCCATCCTTTTGTTCATAAGGATAATTAGATTATTTAAGTATAACAGTAGCAAGAGAGAAATTTGTCACAATTAATTCCTGCTTTCTAATCAAAATCTTGATCCCTAAATCATATCAAAATTCAACTTCTGAAGATGATTGTGTAAGATAGCAATGCCAGTAGAGAAAAGCAGGATCACTAGGCTGTGGAGAGGCAATTAGattacatcaattaaaaataGTGTAAGCTGATTTAATGACAACCAAAGATATTTTCATGTCactaacaaaaatattaaaataataataataataataatcatcatcatcattacaaagacagaatatgacacagcaaacatcatcatcatcatcatcatcaactccATGAACCATGTCAGTCTAGatctaggtccccagatgttttggccctaaacttccagaaatcttaacagctggtaaacaggctggggtttctggaagtGGTGGgccaaacacctgggaacccacaagttgagaaccactggtctagatttcGAAATACTCATAAAGGCAagtcagattaaaattcacacatTATTAGCCGATTGTTATCACAGGTATTATCATTCCACTTGGCATTCAAATATATCTCAATGCAGTCTTCATGTTCCCCATTGGGTTCTCCTTCTGCCCAGTTTGAATATTCCATGGGTTTACCATTTAGATGCTTAAAAATTCCTTCAGTCTCCTGGTCATTCATGCCAAGAAATACATGTTTTCCAAACATTGTTGCAAGTTTTAATATGCCattgttttcttcttcattcctTGGAGAAGCAATCTGGCCACCAAATTGTTCACATATCCCTTTTGAAGACTGAaagtcagcttcagctccatttgTTGCAAATATTTTGGCTCCAACATTTGTACTGTTTGGAAAAATATAGCCAAGAAAGGCTGGCAGAAAATGGAATCAGTTAGCAATTCAGACACCAGTTTTGATCATATATATCCAATATCACAATTTGAATATGGTCCAGATTTCACTTTATTTGCTCACGTGTGTAATTTTATCACATGACCAGTGTGTATTATCAGGGAATACATTAttgggactttattgcatgatgcAGGCAAACTGACATTAAGGCTGGACTGTCACTGTTGTTGATGGTCCCCATCACAATATGGTGTACACATCCCACTGCtaatcttcctcctctccatgaTTAACCCATCATCATTATTGATAACCACCAACCATTACAACCAATCCTGTAATGTTTCCATCACTTATCTTGTGTGATGGGTCCATTCTACTTCTATAGCAGCATTCCAACAGTAAAGTGACTTCAGGGGATATGATTCTTTCTCCCTCACTATTCCCAATTGTCTGTTTTGTGTttctttattataatttatgtatatTTAATTACCCTTTTAATACtataaaataattccaaaaataataaaaatatagatcAGTGGAATTGCAGTAAGAAGTAGGATAATGGGACTACGAATTGGTAAATCAGCAGAATTGCATGAAGGAAAGGAAGTGTGATCGTGAAGGTGCTCATCCTGGTATACATATTCTCATAGATCTGTATCAGTGATAGTGCAACTACCATGTAATAGTGGCTTCATGAGATAAAGTCGTTGGAAACCTATGTAACTGTTATCAAAGGTATACAGACAACTTCCTCTCTTACCTCTATGAGTTTTACTTGTAGACATTTGCAAAGCTTTCAGTTCTGCTTCTAAAACACTAACACGAGTCCTAAGAACTTCATGTTCTGAAAGGTAAAAGAACAAGATTATTCTCGTTGGTATTAAAATCAGAGCTTGGAGTATCTGCAGTTTGGAGAAGTTAATTGGCAGAAACATTCCAAAAATTATTGTCTAAAGGATTAACTTTTCTTAGATttgagggggactcaaggtggctcataGACTGCACTTATATAGCACCTCAAACATAAATCAATCCAATCCGACCAACAATCCGAAACTGAAATCTTCTGTCACAGTCACAAATGCATAAGTTGTAGTTACTTGTCCATACTATACTGTTTGTGGTCCTATAATTTAGAGACTATATAGTGACTGTAAACGTCACCCAATCTATACTTAGCAGGCAGTAGCTGCTGTGATTGCTGTGGGTTTATTCCCCTATCACCTGAGCTCCAGATGTGCAAGTGAAAATTCATTAGAATGTTCTTCCATAAGCTTAcacatatttattcattataGTTCTATCTcgttcttctcaccctgaaggggactcagagcagtttatagattggccacttcagtgccacattgcaaaaaCACATTGTATAAATACATTATATTAAACAATACACAGATAAAACAGATACAATAAAAAActgttaaaactgataaaatattgCCCTTCATTCTGCTGTATTCGTGTTAGTTTCGTATTGCACTGTTGCCCTAGTCCATATAACATTACACATGAAAACCAAGCAAAgttatttctgtatttttattatgtattaCCTGTGCTGTCTCTATCACCCTTTTCACCCTTTTCACCCTGCTCTCCTTTAGAACCCGGAGGTCCTGCTTTTCCAGGGGGGCCCTGGGTTCCCCGTAGTCCTGTAAGTTAATAGAATGGATAGAAAGGACAAATGAATGAGAAAATGTAATTATTTGTTTGGAAGAAATTTGAGTAAGAAAATGGAGATTTGCATTGCATTGTTTTGAATTGCTTTTATtggtgtggtatagtggtttctgCATTGGAAACAACAGTTGGATTTAGGTATTGACAATCCCTCAGTAAGCACAGCCCATGATGTCTGGGAGGATCTTGGGACTATATTCTTCAAAGTAATTTAGTGAACAATGGCTGTTCACCTAATGCCCATATTATGCATTTGTCATAGAAATGGCTTATATGTACCTTGGTCTCCTTTTTCACCTTGTGCACCATCCTTTCCATCTCTTCCTGGTAGACCAGGACTTCCAGGAGTGCCTGGCAATCCATTACTCCCAGCAACAACCATGCAAGTATTTACTTTTTCATCACATCTGCACGGCTCAGGGTTCACTGTAGTTGCCAGTGTCACTCCCAACATAAGGATGCAGAAAAAATGAAGCTGCATATCTCGAGATCTTAGGAAACAAAACAACAGTATCACATGTATTTTTTAAACTGTAGACTGTTTCACTtcagactgaagaagaaagagaatgatAATTTAATCGCTCCTCTCTTCATAAAACAATGTATAGCCTGAACATGGGACATCAAATAGAGGGGCAGATGTCTTCCAGTCTATGAACTACTCAAGTCACATAGAAAACAAGCATGCCATGGTAGTATATTAATGCCCTCTCTGACACCTCACTTTTTAGTGTATCACAAGGACAGGTATCATGCATCCTCTGGATACTATTGGAAGGCATTTTCCAATTTCTTTTACCAGCATTGCCAATAGTGATAAATGCTTCAAATTGTCATCCAACAAGATCTGGAAGAATGTAAATCAGCAAGTTTTGTAGTTACAGGCAAGAACAGATCCATCTTtcttggagcccccgatggcatagtggactaaagcctcgtgacttgaaggttgggttgctgacctgaaagctgccaggttcgaatccttcctggggagagcgcagatgagctccctctatcagctccagctccatgcggggacatgagagaagcctcacacaaggatggtaaaaacatcaaaaacatctgggtgtcccctaggcaacgtccttgcagacggccaattctctcactccagaagcgactcaagttgcttctgacacaaaaaaaacccatcttTCATCTCACTGTAATAAAGCCACCCAAAACTTTGTTATTGAAAACTATTTGTAGTTCTTGAGTTCTTAAGTGATGATAAACCTTGATGTGGCTTTTTTTTTCtctacagaaaacagcatttcaaataatatttttgtgcagaaagcagGTTTCCTGTGAACAGAGCAGCATTTTTCTCTATAAAATAAGCAATACAATCAAGTAATGTATTGGCAACACAGTGTCCTCTTGCTCCCCCTGATATCACacatcattctacaatgtagaaagaCTCGTATTTTCTCTGCTTACAAGAAGTGAAAATGTGTTTGCCTTCTTCATCAGAAAGGGGATAAAATCCAAAGAGATAGTGATAGATCTAGATAGCAAATTAGGTCAGCAGTTGCTAAACATTTTAATAACCCATTCCATTCCTGGAAACAGTTTGGAGTGGGTGTCATGTTTGTCAGATCATCGTAGAGCTAGAAAACATGTGctaatatatttttgtattatatcCATGAGGAACAATGCATTTGTGAGACAGTTTAGAAAGGAGCAATTATAATTTAGATAGCACTTTACTGTAAAATGTCTTTCAAACAGCACAACTGCAAGATGTTGTTAACTTTATATAGTTCCATTAAATTCTGTCATGGATCTGCAATGCTAAAAAACAAAGGAGTTTATCATACAAAGCTGCTATCCCACAGCAGTTGTGCAAACACTGATAGCAGCAACATGCAGGAGTGAGCATGCTCACTATTTCAGTTCTCTGCATGCTTGCATCTGTGTCAATCCCGCAGTCCTTTGTCCCATAGCCATACTTCACTCTCCCACAGTTCGGCTGCTCTGCTGTGTAATTTACAGTGAAGACCCTGCACACAACTAGGGTGAAAGCATCGCCAGAGGCTTTTCCCACAACACGGAGGCTTGCCATGCTGTGCTGGCTCTGATGGAGCCAACACAGAGGGCAACACTTCCACTATGTGATGAGGAAACTGTTACCAAGAGGAAGCTGTGCATGAGGTGACAGATTTTTCCTGCTAACCCTCTTTTCTCCAAAAGCCAGATGAATTGGtatgcttcacctggcctttgtgatgaagcCCTTAGTGCGGAATAGCTATCTCAAATTAATTTATAGTGGTGGTTCAAAGATACGTGAAGCAAATTAACTTGAATTCCTATGACAAAACAATTGCTGAATTACTGAAGGaggtttcacctgaacattaggaagaactccctgtccatgagagctgttcaatagaACTCTCGACCTCCGAGTGTGGTGGAAGcatcttccttggaggcttttaaacagaagctggatggccatctgttgggggtgctatgattgtgcttttactgaatggcagggggttggactagaaggcccatgtggtctcttcccactctataattctatgattctatgttattgAAGTGTTCAATGAATTAGGAGTAATTAGGTAGGCTAATACACCACAGGCTCAGTCACCTTGGAAGTTCCCTGAACATGAATAACAGAGCAATTTACAACATCATTTTAATCTCATCCCAAACTAAGGTTCAAGTAATATTCAAAGTTTAAGCCAATGAACTCACTTAGGAATCCTCTTCCTGATTCTCCTTCAATCTCACTTTATTAACAAACTGAGGCTCTGCAACAGGGAAGGGGGGATGTGAAGTCCATTGTACTTTTGCGCAACAAACCAAAAATTAACCCTTTCCTTCCAACTGCAAAGACAAAACTGGATCCTTTATCTCCCTTGgcaacacttgaactgccattgTTCAATTTTATGGAATCCTTGTAGttgttagctttctctgccattggcgaggcaccagcactctatggcatagaaggctaaagaccttggtaaACTACAACTgacagaatttcatagcattgagtgatggcagttaaagggttttttccccccatgtcaggagtgacttgagaaactgcaagttacttctggtgtgaaagaattggccatctgcaaggatgttgcccaggggatgcccagatatttgatgttttaccatccttgtgggagtcttctctcatgtccctgcatggaacttATAAAGGGAGTTAATCTGCGCTCTTCCCAGTttggattcgaacaggcaactttcaggtcagcaacccaaccttcaagtcaccagtcctgccagcataaaggtttaacccactgcaccactgggttacggttaaaggggtgtcaaactgcaaatcccattgacaTCTGATTTTGATTTCAGTTTTGATTTTAGTACAATATGCTAACACCTAAatgttcctgtaactaatctCTTTTCTACGTTTTGAACATAGAGGTAGCCCAATAGATAGTGGTAGCCCATTATACAGTGCATTgcaaaagtccaaccttgaggttaccaaggTTAGACTTTTGTATCTTTAGGTTTTCCAATTTTAGAAAAGGGCACAGTTGGCGTATCAACCGAAGCTGGTATTAAGCACTTCTGTCACATCTATCTGGACTgccatttggagagacggatccaggagcacACCCAACCTATGAATAAAGTCTTTCAAATAAAATGTAACACCATCCAGAACTGAGAGATAAAACTGCAACCCTAGGTTAGGACACTTTTATCTGGATTCagcttcaattttttttcttcatccatCCCATTACCTCGTCGAAGCATTCATACTATCCTCAGCTAAAGCTATTTCTGAAgatatggagaaatatatttggctgTCATCACTGTACTGATAGCAGCCAGACCCatgcctccagatgatctctcccagcagtttcatgtaaatgttaaaaagtacTGGAAATAGAATGCTCccttgtgggatgccatataacaccTTTTTTGTGGAGCAGATATCTCCAAGCACCA is a window from the Anolis carolinensis isolate JA03-04 chromosome 3, rAnoCar3.1.pri, whole genome shotgun sequence genome containing:
- the LOC103279638 gene encoding pulmonary surfactant-associated protein D, whose amino-acid sequence is MQLHFFCILMLGVTLATTVNPEPCRCDEKVNTCMVVAGSNGLPGTPGSPGLPGRDGKDGAQGEKGDQGLRGTQGPPGKAGPPGSKGEQGEKGEKGDRDSTEHEVLRTRVSVLEAELKALQMSTSKTHRAFLGYIFPNSTNVGAKIFATNGAEADFQSSKGICEQFGGQIASPRNEEENNGILKLATMFGKHVFLGMNDQETEGIFKHLNGKPMEYSNWAEGEPNGEHEDCIEIYLNAKWNDNTCDNNRLIMCEF